The genomic window TGTTCATGAGGCCAAGCTTCACAAAGGTGATGGCCATAGCATTGGTTCCGTCAAGCAATGGACTTACACCATGGGTATATATGCTAATTactaattataattaaatagTAAAATGTTTTGTCTTCACACTCATCACTTTTAAGGGGCTCCTTTTATCGTTTAAATTTTTGTTTCTGGATTAGGTTCTTTTCAAAATGATCGTGAGAGATTTTAATTTGTGCCACCTTTCATTTGTTATTAGTTtagtaataatttattaatttttattcatcTAGATCTAAGATAAATTTAATGAAGGATGAAAATTATTAGATATAAACTAATCATATATCTCAATTTAATAACCAAAACTTTTAGGATAAATAATTTGTGATATGATATTAAGGCTTTTATAATAAATTTGTAGTTTGATCCTCACGTTCATTTTCTCAATAAAATAGAATTTCAATACCAGATTTATGAGTATTTACgctttatttttaataaaaaaactcttgtataaaatatcttttttctccCATGTTTAAATAATATAACTTAATTTACTGTGCAAAGTAAGTCAAATAGAATAAATTACCAATGTTTTGCATGTAATTGTTATTAGTTACTACGTAACTTTTCATTTATAGCTTATATGTGAAATTTCCTTAGAAATAAAGGTTACTAAATCAaggagtttattttcatataTTGTTGGTGTATtcagttatttaattatattcaatttttttatatgatCATCCACATCACAGGtataaaaagtaattatttttaggATAAAGTATTATTGTGTTGTCTCTCAAATTAAATGACAAAGGGTCCCCAATTGTTTTTTCATACTATTTGTACCCTACTTGTTAATTGTTATTGATGTGGATATCACTAATTGCTTATGATCAAAGCACAGATGGAAAGGTAGCAACATGCCAAGAAAACTTTGAAGCCATTGATGAACAAAACAAAACTCTCACATTCAATCTCTTTGGTGGAGATGTTAGTCCACAGTACAAGACCTTAAAAGCCCATTTAAAAGTGATGGATAAGGGTAACAGAAGAGGTGCCATTGCTAAATGGACTTATGAATATGAGAAGCTTAGGGAAGATATTGCACCACCATGTGCCTACTTGGATTTGACAACAAAGTTTACTAAAGATCTTGATGCTTATCTTATCAAGGCATAATACCAAATTAAAGAAACATTAATGTGAGagtattatattatataaataaatcaGTTTgtgatgtgaaaaaaaaaaataacaaagaaaaaatgTGTTTAATTTTTCCTCCCTATATTGTGATCTTTCCCATCAAATAATATGTTCAAATATGTGAGAAGCTTGTAATAGACGTATAAATAAGTGATTGTTGTATGGCTGTAATAACTTATAGAGTATCAACCACcacttaaaaaaaagaaaaacactcCTCTGGTAATAATAGACAACTATAAGTAACCACCAGCCCGATCAACCAATGTCTTTGATATCATTTGTTGGGTTATACGGTTGGAAACTCTCGATTACAAAGAGacttgtaaaaaaaattaagtgaGAAAATACAAGATGAGAAAACGTTATATCTAACACAATCTTAAAACATCAAGTTAATGTGTTTCACATCTTATAAACTCTTTACTTATTTTCTCTTATGTGGGACTAATTCTTCCACTACAAAAAAAAGTTGAGAACCGTTGGATTTACCCGCGAATTTAGCATCGATAATTAGCGGCAGATTTAGCGATAAGTTTTGCGTCGGATATAAGATAACTTAGATTTCCCAAAAATATTTACCGTAGGATTTTACATTCCGACACTAAATCCAATGGTAATTAGTGGTGCGAAATATAATTTTGTTGGTGCCACAGTTACTAACAAATTTATCGTCGGATTTTGCCGATGGTAAATCGATTTAATGAAATGATGCGTTTCACCAATTTATCGTCGGAAAAGCCGATGATCAACTGGtttaaaattctctctctctctctctctctccaagcGCAAATNNNNNNNNNNNNNNNNNNNNNNNNNNNNNNNNNNNNNNNNNNNNNNNNNNNNNNNNNNNNNNNNNNNNNNNNNNNNNNNNNNNNNNNNNTCTCTCTGCTGTTGGAAGAGGTGCTGTCGGCGTTGCCATCACCTGTCGGCATCGCTGTCACCTGCCAGAGTCTCTAGTATTACCGTTGCTGGATGTTGTCATCGTTGGAGCTGTCGGTCACTGCTAGGGAGGTTAAAAATGCTACTGTTGTTCTTGGTGGCTACTGTCGTTCGTGTCGCCGTCACTACTGGTACCACCACTGCTCCAGCATTCTACAATCATTATCAAAGATAAATTTGTCatagttttttaattttattaagattTTTATGTGATTTTAGAATTTTTTGTTAAATAGTTTATAAAATTATTGATTATACCAGTGTAACGAAGTTTGTGATTAGAATTTggtattagttttttttattatttttcatattttttgtgattttaggatTTTGTTATGTATTTTTTCAAATTGTTGATTAAATTATANNNNNNNNNNNNNNNNNNNNNNNNNNNNNNNNNNNNNNNNNNNNNNNNNNNNNNNNNNNNNNNATTATTGATTAAAATAGTATAATGTAGTTtgtgattaggatttcttatgttaatttaatataaatataaattataattaagttCATGTAAATTAAGTAGAGTGAGATTAAGAGTGTTTGACTTTGTGTAGttttttgaattaattaatttcaCCCAAACGTTATTGTCAGATTATTCCAATGATAACGTTCACCAAGATTCATTTTCATATTTACCATATTCCGTCATTAAATCTAACGATAATTATTGTCGAACGAAAAAACTTTGACAGTAATCATTTACTGACGAAGTTTATATTGGCTAAtgattttttatgataaatctgacAATAATTAGCGTTTTTTTTATAGTGTTTATACTTGTCACACTTACTAATCAACAAATATAGCGAATAAAgagttaaaatttatttaatcaaCAACTAAGAGCCCATAACAAGTTCAAAATATACATCCCCCCTTTTTTTGGTGGAGTTGTCATGAATAACATAGTAATTCTCTTTTGCGAAATTATCTGTGTGTTCCGAATATCAATGTCTTGGTGAAATTAGATAAATTCCATAGATGAAATATGTGAAGTTTACCCAACTGATTTTGAGTTGTTGTTATGGACGATTAGGAGGCAGAGGGCAAGATTCTAGAGGTGCAGTGGGTATGTGGGATTCCGAAATTTGAGAATTTTCAAATTTAGTGAATGGACAAAGCGGAATAATGCACAAAGTgaaaatattatatattgtatTTTTGTATGTGGTCCTTATTGCGTAGCGGAAAAATATGCTTTTTGGGTGTGTAGAGTTGTCTCATCTGTAAGATTCTATTCAAGTTCCATTACTTATAATGGAAGCTTCTGCAGTAATGTTGTGAGCATTGAATATGGAAAAGGAGCCAATGGATTATTGGACTAAATTTTCCCAGCATTAGATTGTGCGTAAGTTGGAAACATACAAATATACAATTGAAGAAAAGAATGTATACTTTTTGGTGTATGCCGTTTGTTAAGTTTAGTTTTTGGAGAGTCGAGTCTAAACTATAAAAATATGTTCGATTGGTAATGATTCAAGCACCAAGTcaaatttgagtttttttttttggtgactaagtTAAATTTGAGTTTGACATAGCTTGATTCAACTCCTTTATTTTTAAccttaatttatttataatttataatNNNNNNNNNNNNNNNNNNNNNNNNNNNNNNNNNNNNNNNNNNNNNNNNNNNNNNNNNNNNNNNNNNNNNNNNNNNNNNNNNNNNNNNNNNNNNNNNNNNNNNNNNNNNNNNNNNNNNNNNNNNNNNNNNNNNNNNNNNNNNNNNNNNNNNNNNNNNNNNNNNNNNNNNNNNNNNNNNNNNNNNNNNNNNNNNNNNNNNNNNNNNNNNNNNNNNNNNNNNNNNNNNNNNNNNNNNNNNNNNNNNNNNNNNNNNNNNNNNNNNNNNNNNNNNNNNNNNNNNNNNNNNNNNNNNNNNNNNNNNNNNNNNNNNNNNNNNNNNNNNNNNNNNNNNNNNNNNNNNNNNNNNNNNNNNNNNNNNNNNNNNNNNNNNNNNNNNNNNNNNNNNNNNNNNNNNNNNNNNNNNNNNNNNNNNNNNNNNNNNNNNNNNNNNNNNNNNNNNNNNNNNNNNNNNNTACTATATGATTTCAATGTTAATATTATTTTACTTTAGTAGGTATAAATTGAGTAATAAAACATaattcatcattttttttatgtttactcTTCCTTATATTTTCTATATAAATAAGCATTCATTTCATACTTTTTCTTTATCTCCTCCTTTCAAGTAATAGCatgtttcttattcttttttcttcattcttACTAATATTTTgcacaaatatttaaaaaaattggttGATAACCAcaactctttttttttgtaataatttgaaattcatgATTTCAATTCTGGTGGTTTTATTGTAGGtatcttctcttttttatttttccttccaTAATAGGCATTACCATTTGCACTCTCGTTGGTATATCACCTTAATCCTTCTACCATTACATATGGAGAAACTCAAGTCTCTACCACTGTGGATACCATAACTTGTTGTACAATCATTGAAATCATCTCTGCATACAACAAAGTGTGTAACGATTCGATTTTTAGTACGTGATGACTAATATTAGTTGTCAAGCGCTATTTTACTCAAACTTACTTTAAGGGTTCttgacctatatatatatatataatttttaagtGTATTAATATATCGATGTTTTATTCATTTTTAATTGTTAAAAGTCACTGAAACATTGATATAACgatatattatttaaaaactttcttatatatatatatatattacttatTAAGATAGTGTGTTAGTCAACTATAACAAAATAGATATAAGATAGTTAAATAATACAtgaaacatataaatataaaaaaagcaTCGTAATATTATCTATTTGCCCGAAAACTCAACTTAATACATCATCATAATTCATATCGAAAATATTACTACTTATTTATACTACACAAAATTATTTACAAATTCCGATACCTATATTACTGGGAACTTAACGAAAATCACGCCAGTTTTCATCTGCAAGAGGTGAAAATCTAATATTCCCAACAGAATACTCAATAACGTATATATCACCTCGAGAATTGAGATGCTTCAATGTATATGCATGCACCAGCACCATTGCTTTCTAATTTCTGTACTTTATATCCTTCACACTATACGAAAAGCTAATGACGATTTTGAAGAGAAATTTAAAAAGTATTTGTTagagaaaaaatttaaaatagtccTTGATAATTATCTCAAAAAACCAACTAaacttttaacaaaaaaaaaatactcaattCGATTCCTGAACTTTATTTTTATGGGACTGATTAATTTTTGtgtcaaaaaaaataacatttattttttttgacacagagattaatcaataaaaaaaaaatcagaaactgAGTTGAGTGTTTTTTTTAAAATCTCGTTGTCTTTTGAGATAATTGTCAGGAGTCGAGTGAAATATTCACTCTATTTGTTATCGTGTTTAAAAATTTAGTGCCTAATTGTaaaaaatgttaaataattaatatttaatttaaaaatataaaagtaataaattttaaatatttaaaatttgttattaaaaataaatttttaaccaaAATTCAGCACCNNNNNNNNNNNNNNNNNNNNNNNNNNNNNNNNNNTatttgattgaattttttttttacccAAGTTACATTAATTTTTGTACATTATAATATGATATTATTATATTAAGTTAATCAGTTTTTTTCCATCTTTAGAAAGGAGTCAAAAGGATCATCatattaaaagagaaaagaatgtAACACGATTTACTTCGATTTTATTGTTTATTGATAGAAAATGGTAAATTTAGTTTGATGATATTTcttataaaatttgattataaatataaacATGAGACTACTTTATACTATATTCTTATATAAGTGATTGATTGATatctgattttttttatttatataaatataattatttaaatctAATCATCCTCAGTAATTATTTTGGCTTTATAAGCACGTACCTAATTAGCTTTAATCTTATTATCGTTTTACAATAATATTTAAAAGacaataaaaaatagttaaaacagtttaaatttattttatttaatacttATTAATTATCGGTATAATTAATagatgataaataaaataaatttaaactttTTTATCTCTATCATTTAACAATACAttatcaaaaaatacaaaaattcactttgagtttTTATTGCCAGCGAATTATGTTAGGTAatcaatgattttttttaataatatgaaCAACGGACTTTAAAATTGGCCCAATTCAAGTAAAACACACTACACTCCAAATtactcacctaaatcttaatattagaataatcatccgcacacttagtgaattgaacattcgatatatccattgttcacattgttcaatattttcattgtctacttaTACTTTTCCATTGCGAAAACAATTGGTAGAAGTAAAATCTTTGATATTAAATACTAATCTCCTTAAATTGATTTAAACaggtaaataatataatttttttgaataatattAAGGTAAAAAGTGAAGTTTTGATGGatagtaaaaattatttttatttgtgaaaataatttgtcatttttttttgtcaaagtaTTGCTTTTTGTCCTTAATATTTGGGATAAATTCTAAAGTTATCcttaatattttaaaatcatCTGAATATTATCTTACGATTAATGATTTGTTAGCAAAATTGATGATAGGACAATATTGAGAGTTTGAGacaattttaaaaagttattaatttaaataattttttagaagaATTACCAAAATCAAATAAAACGATGGTTAATTTTAACGGAATGAATTATATTATGAATTCAAGTTTTTTATTCGTACTTGTAAAATAATTGGTAGAAAAACtttggagaaagaaaaaaagaacatggtatatatacaataaaatgtAACTTATACATTTTTATctctaatatatcaaaattttttaatgtttaatttaattaaactgCTTAGTAGTAGTTCAGAGTCACACTATGATACTCTAAACATAatgtatcatttttgttcttAATACTTTTGTTCTGtttaaatttctaatattttaaaattgctTAAACGTTGATCTACTATCAATTCTGTTAACATATCACAGcaagataattttaaaattattttaaaatattaaacacTTAAATAAGACAATTTAAACGTTAGAAATAATTTCAAAacttacattttttatttttaaaaaaactaataattaaaattttgtcTCTCTGATTTTGCTTTTTAcacttttttttcaatttcagaGATGAATCACAGTTGTCTCTGTTGGAATTTTTTCCATTAATCTTCATGTTCTCGTCCCATCCTTGCAGCTACTATCGTCGTTGTGGCTGCCTGCACTCAGCACCGCCACCACTCCTTCTACCGTTGCTGCACCACACTTTTCGGTCTATTTGCGTTGTTATGCTTCGTCTATGCTCTGCGAACTACTCAGGTTCCTTTtcactttattttgttttattgctttttctatggCAATTTTTGTAAAATTGGAtgaaatttaatttcaatttgtccTTTTTCAATTCTCACTCAGTCTCACATTCTCCTCCGCTTCTCCAGCACTCCTCAACCCTCAGTTAGATTCAGGCCCAATTtggataaacaacttaattaagctacttttgaaaaaataacttaaacaataaatggttatattaaaagtagcttataaataagttattttatgtttaaaattttagttctaaaagtgcttattttataaaaatataataaaaagtagtaGAATTATGAGAGAAgtaatttctttttaaattatctataagcttctaaataattttttagaaaactgcaatttggttttaaaaaataCACTAGACATTAAttctactacttttcataagtcaaaaactCACAAAAAGGGCTCTCCGAAAGGATGCAGCAAGAAGCTATGTAGCAAGTGTTGGTTTCTTGACAGAGAAAATTGAGAGTAGAAATAAAGGGTAATGAAAATATATTTGTTATTACTTTTTCACATATACACTAGAATCAAATACACGCATCACATATGTATACATACTAACTCAACACTAGAAATGCTAACCAACTAAATTATGTTATCCCTTGAATATTTACATATTTACCCTGACTCCAACTCACTCTTCTCACTCTTATCCCTTATACCCTCCCTCAAACTGAGGTATGGACATGAGAATACCCTCAGTTTGTGTCTGAATCTGTCAAATAAGTGCTGGGATAATGGCTTAGTCAGGCAATCGGCAACTTGATCAGGGGATGGAATATGTGCCACAAAGAGAGATTTCTGATTGACTAGATCTCTAAGAAAATGAAGATCCAACTCTAGGTGCTTGCATCTACTATGCAGTATGGAATTAGCAGCTAGAAGACAAGCACTCTGATTATCACAGTAGATGGTAGGTGGTGTAGGCTGTGGTATATGTAATTCACTCAAGAGTTGCTGGACTGAGATGATTTCAATTTGGGCTGCACATATAGCTCGGTATTCGGCTTTTGTACTGCTTCTACTGACCTTTGTCTGCTTGCTACTCTTCCATGATATCAGGTTATTACCcaagtaaacacaaaatccagtgatgGACTTTCGATCCTCCAAGTCACCTCCCCAATCAGAATCTGCAAATGCAAGAATCCTGAAATTAGTGGATTTGGTAAAAACAATTCCATGTTCTACTGTACCTTGCACATAACGAAGTATCCTCTTCACACTTTTTCAATGTTTAAGGGTTGGTTCATGAGCAAACTGAGACACCCGGTTCACTACAAAAGTAATATCTGGTCTGGTCATTGTTAAGTACTGTAAGGCTCCAACTATAGATCTGTACTTTGTTGGATTTTTAAATGGTTCTGAATCAGAGGAGTAGAGTTTCAAATTTGTCGACATTGGCGTTGGCAAAGGCTTTGAATTATTCATTCCAGCCTTGAGTaataattccttggcatacttcatTTGAGATATCAAAAGATCTCCATGGGGAAGATAGGTAGCTTCAAGACCTAAAAAATTGTTGAATCTGCCAAGATCTTTTAAAGAAAATTTTTCATGTAATTGAGATATTAAAGTTTTAATTTCTTGTGAATTGTTCCCTGTGACTataatgtcatccacatacactAACAAATAAGTCACATTAGAAGAATTGTGTCTAACAAATAATGACACATCTGATTTAATACTTTTAAACCCAAACTTGTAGAGAGTATCTGCTAAGATCTTGAACCAAGCTCTAGGTGCTTGTTTCAAGCCATATATAGCTTTATTTAGCTTACAAACTAATGAACTATTATGATGAACATACCCTTGAGGCTGAACCATGTAGACATTCTCTTCCAGTGTGCCATTTAAGAAGGCATTGTCAAAATCAAATTGCCTTAATGGCCACCCCAGAGAAACTGCAATGGTTAACACAACTCTTACTGTGGTTGGTCGAATTACTGGTGAGTAGATCTGTTCATAGTCCACACCTTCCTTTTGATGAAAACCCTTGCCCACCAGCCTAGCTTTATACCTAAGAATCTCTCCATTTTGATTTTTCTTGATTGCAAAAATCCATTTGCTTCCTATTACTGTTGCATTAGCTAGTGGTTCTGTAAGAATCCAGGTATTACACCTCTCTAAAGCCTGAATTTCTGCGTCCATTGCTCTCTTCTAATGAGGGCAGTTAAGGGCCTGCTTAACTGTAAGTGGTATACTGTAAACAAGATCAACCACTTGTGTGTTGAAGGTTTTTGGCTTGTGTATTCCAGATTTGGCCCTTGTCATCATGGAATGGGTGTTTGTAGGTGTAATGGAGGGTAAACCTCTCTTTAAGCCACTAACAgggataggtgaatggtgttgaGGCAGAGGTAGGGGGTCTGATATTTGTGAAATTGAAGGTCTGATGTGAATAGGGGAATCATTAGAAGTGGTGTTTGGTGGTTCTGGCAGAACAGAGGATGCTGGGAGAGAGGGATTTTCTGTAGAAGAGGGTGAGGATGAGGGTATGTGTATTTCAAACTTAGTGGATTCAGGAATATAATCTTGTGTATCTACAGTAGACTTGATTGCAGAATTAGAAAACATAGAATGATAGGGGAATAAAGTTTCAATAAAGCTAACATGCCTTGCAAGGTAAACCTTACCATTCTTTGTCATGCACTTATAACCTTTATGATTAGGATCATAGCCAAGAAAAAGACAAATCTCAGATTTATAGTCAAATTTAACATTCTTATATGGTCTTAAGAAAGGAAAGCATGCACATCCAAATACTTTAAAGAAAGTGAAATCTGGTGTATGGTAAAATAGAGTTTCATAAGGACTTTTATTTTGCAACACACTAGTGGGCAATCGATTAATGATGTAAATAGATGTAATAAACGCATCTTCCCAAAATTTCATAGGAAGAGATGCTGTAGCTAATAGGGAAAGCCCCATTTCTGTAATATGTCTATGCTTCCTTTCGACACTACCTTGTTGGTGATGTGTGTAAGGGCATGACATTCTATGTTGGATACCCTCAGTAACAAGAAAGCTAGTAAAGGGTTTAGAAAAAAACTCACCTCCCTTGTCGGTTTGTAGGGATTTAATGTTGTGACCAGTTTGTTTTTCCATCAGTTTCTTGTAATTTTGAAAGGCTAATAAAGTTTGAGATTTATtctgtaaaagaaaaataacaataaattttgaaaaactaTCTACAAAGCAAGCATAATATTTATAACCATTTCGGGAAGTCACAGGGGATGGTCCCCATAGATCAGCAAAAACACACTGCAATGGTGCACTATACACAATTTCAGTTTGATCAAAATGCAATCTATGCATCTTTGCCAGAGGACAAATTTCACACTTATATTGTAAAGAAGATGCAGAATTTGTAATAGGAATGGAGCATTTATTCATGATGGTAAGCACAGTTTTCATGGCACAATGGCCAAGTCTTTTGTGCCATAGAACAATATTACTATTCACATTACATTGAGTATTGAAAGCAGTGAAATTAGAATTGTTGATGACATTAGAATTACAAAGAGCTGAATTGAAGTTGTCTAAACCAGGAACAACATCATGATGGAAATTAGAGTTACAGCTTAAAGCAGTGGCTTGAGTATTAGGCTTAGGAACTCTGAGAGTGTCAAAGGACTAAACTCCATTTCTAACTATGCCCTGTAGGAGAAAGTCCCTGGTAGCCTGATCACGGATAACACAAAAATCAGgccaaaattcaaagaaaatccCATTTTCAGCTGCAAACCTGGACACACTTAGCAAATTCTGGGTAATTTGAGGGACATGAAGCAAATTCTTTAAACAGAAAGAGATATTAGCATATTTATCATAAAGGATAGAGGAGCCAGAATTCTTGATGGTAATACCTGTACCATTACCTACAAAGACTTGATTTGCGTCTGTGTTGCTcgcagaagaagaaagaagatttGAAGGGTCTGGTGTGAGATGGTGGCTGGCACCAGAATCTGCAAGCCAGGATGCATCACTCAATGATGAGGATGGGGCAGTAAGAAAGGCTGTTGGTTGGTGACAATTCACGGGGGGAGGTGGTGGGTGTGCATTGATGTATGGAATTTGAGGTGTCGTAGAGGAATTTCCAGAATTAGGATTGAACGAATGGTCGAATCTGTGGTAGCAGTTCCACACCACATGCCCTAATCTTCCACATAGTTGACACTGCACTCTTGAATTGTTGTTATTGAAGCCAAAACGTCCACCACCACGGCCATTTCTGCCTCCACGGCCGCGTCGATTGGCGGTGGCACGGTTGTAATCAAAGCCTGATGGAGAATTTTGAACATAATGAGCAATTGGCATACCAATGTCAGGTTTTTTGAAGCGCTCGAGCATCTCTTCATGCGAAAGGAGAAATGCTTCAGCCTCAACAACTCGGAAAGATCCTCTCTTTGCTGTGACGGAAGAGATATATACGGCATAATCTTCAGAAAGCCCATCAATGATAGCTTGAAGGTGATCATCCTCTGGTACTTCATATCCCACAGCAAACAAGGAATCCGCAATTTTGTGAATTTTGGCAAGGTACTTAGTTGCTGGACCAGTCTTCTTGCAGGATCGTAGTTGACTCTTGAGGCTTTGTACACGCACAGAGGAGGCAGCTTGGAAGTATTCATCTATTTGATTCCAAACATCAGAAAATTTGGATAGATGAATGATTTTATTCTTGAAGGGGTTTGTCATCGAAGCTACTAGCCAAGTTGTGAGGGTTCTATCACGCTTTCGCCAATTCTTGAACTCTTCTGATTCAGTGAGTGTTTTCTTGGTGGCATCTGATGTGAATTGTTCTGGAGCCTTTGATGGATCAAGGTGAGTTTCGAGATCCAAACTTTCAATGGTAAGAAGTGCAAGATATCTCCAAGTTGAGTAATTGTCTTCATTGAGTTTTTCAGTAATGGGTAAGAAGGTCTTTTTTGTTGAATCTGATAGCATGATTTCCATTATGGATCTAATGATGAAATGATGGCTCTTGATACCATAAAGGATGCAGCAAGAAGCTATGTAGCAAGTGTTAGTTTCTTAACCAAAAAAATTGAGAGTAGAAATAAAGGGTAATGAAAAGATATTTGTTATTACTTTTTCATATATACACTAGAATCAAATACACGCATCACATATGTATACATACTAACTCTACACTAGAAATACTAACTAACTAAATTATGTTATCCCTTGAATATTTACATATTTACCGTGACTCCAACTCACTCTTCTCACTCTTATCCCTTATACTCGGCACCTCTCCACTCTCCTCCGAGATTTGAGAAGATGAAACACGAGGCTGAGGCTGAAGCTAAGGTTCTCCCTCTTGATTTGGTGGAGAAAATCCTACTATGGTTGCCGATAAAATCCCTGATTCGGTTCAGGTGCGTCTCTAAAAATTGGCTTTCTCTGATTTCCGATTCACGTTTTGCAAAATTGCATTACGACACTACTGATGCCGCACCCACCAATAAGAACACTAGGCTTTTGTATTTGTCGAGTGAGGTTCCTGAGGCTTGTTGTGTAGATCTGGAAGCTCCGATTCGCCGCGATTACGCGCTTTAGCTTCCTCTAAATTGTCGTCATTTCAGTCTTAGTATTCTAGGTTCAAGCAGGGGCTTCATACTGCTGCGCATTCATGTTTATGGCGCACCGCTCCTTCTGTGGAACCCTGTCACTGGTTCTCACAGATCAGTGCCGTACCCTGTTGCTGACCCTGATGCTTGTGGCTCGTCAAATAATTTATGGAGTGGTCTTGGCTATGATGAATCTAGTG from Arachis ipaensis cultivar K30076 chromosome B09, Araip1.1, whole genome shotgun sequence includes these protein-coding regions:
- the LOC107616636 gene encoding MLP-like protein 43, whose product is MTLTGKESVELGIQTPADKFFSSLVKQLLDFESVSDHVHEAKLHKGDGHSIGSVKQWTYTMDGKVATCQENFEAIDEQNKTLTFNLFGGDVSPQYKTLKAHLKVMDKGNRRGAIAKWTYEYEKLREDIAPPCAYLDLTTKFTKDLDAYLIKA